In Lactiplantibacillus pentosus, the sequence CGCCACCTTGAAAGAACAGCACCCGGTAGTTATCGGGAATCGCCATTAGGTCCCGCAAGTCCTGTTCGGCGTCATTGATGACTTGTTCGAACAGGTCGGAGCGATGGGAGATTTCCAAGATACTCATCCCAGAATTCTGAAATGACGGTAACGCTGCTTGAATTTGGGCAATGACGGGTTGCGGCAAGACCGCTGGACCAGCAGAAAAATTATAAATTGGCATAAAAAATCCTCGCTTTCGATTGTTTAATGGCAGTTAAACGGCTAATCGTCTGGAATAGGTCGACCTAAGCACATCTCGACAGTTAATCAGCTAGTACTAACGTCGAACCATCATCAGTTCGTGTATCAGGCAACCGTGGTGTTTCGCCTGATTAGTCGGTAACAACAAAAAAGTCCTCGCAGTCGATTTCGACTACCAGGACGGTTAATGACAATCTGAAGCAATTGCGCCCGGTAGCGAATGTCTAACATCCGTGCTCGGGCTGATTTGCGAACGCAAAATTAGGCCAACACAGATGAGTGCGTAGACCAGGAGGAACTGATATGATATTGATTGTTGAGTTGTCGCTGTGCCATAATCAGTTAGACTCCTTTCGACTGACCGGTCATGATTGCCGGTGCTTGAATTGCGTTGGTATTAATTTAGCAAGCAAATTCTGGTTTGTCAAGCATGTTAATGAGAAAAACCTGTGACATCATCGCTGTAATTAATAATAATCTAATCTTGGAGGCGCACAATGACAACTTTTTACGTGGTACGGCATGGTCAAACAACGGCCAATGCGCAAAATCTCAAACAGGGCACGATCAATACTGACATCACACACCTAAATTCAGTTGGTCAGCAACAGGCCCAAACGCTACACGACGCGTTTGATATCAGTTTTGCGGACCGACTCATTTGTAGTCCACTCGACCGGACACAGGCAACCGCGGCTATTTTGAATGCAGGCCGTGACTTGCCCGTTAGTACGGATGAGCGGCTGTTGGAAATTTCATACGGCCAGTGGGATGGGCAGGCCAACGACCAACTATTGGCCGCCTATCCGCAGTATTTTGATCCAATGTTGCAGGACGTCTTACCGAATTACGTCGATGTGGCGACGGATGGCGAGACGTTTATGCACGTGCAACAACGGGTTCAAGCCTTTTTGACGGCGATGGCCCAGGCCTATCCAGATGAACAACTGATTGTTGTGACCCACGGCTTTACCGTCAAGGCCATGGCGCTTGCGGTGCTCCAACCCAAGGACCCGATGAGTCTACCAGAACCCGCCAATACCAGTGTGACTAAGATCGTCGTCGATGCTGTGCACGCGCGTCAGTACTTGGCCTACTACAATCGGCTGCCACAGTTCTAATGGGTATCGCTTAACGAACCGCACATTCCGGATTACAATAGAGGTTGGTTTGAAATAACCACGTCCTGTTGAACCATATTTCAAATCCGAGTTTCATTCAGGCAACAACAGCAGACATCACATAAACTCCTAAGTGAGGCAGTCCTGGCAAATGCGAGGACTGCCTTTTTGGCATGGCATTATCGGGGAATCGGGCAGTTGGAGACTGCATTTTCCAAATCGCCATCCAATGAACTGACCGGTTCAATCAGCGTAATAACTACGCGTTGTGCTAGTTATTCTTTAGCCTTAAAGATGGTTAAATCATGACAAGTTCTAAGTTCAAGGGCTGCCAGCTGAGACTCGCTGGAAGAAGTGCGACTTAGCGTAAACTTGCTGTTGTGGAGACGTCCTAGGCCGGCTTCCAGGTATTCGAAAGGCAGACATGTGCGGACTCAACTTTTTCTTAGATTAGTCGTTGATTCATAGTCCAAGGTCATTTTGACATTCAACTGTCAGACTAGTTTTTAATGATAGCTAAGCTTCCTAACCCATGTTTTAACTTTTCGAATCAGCAGTTTCACTGAATTTGTCACAACTTTCTATAATCGTCTGAGATAGCAAAGTCTCAAATTATAAACGAAGGTAATTTGAGACGAAATTCAAGACTAATGTCCGTTGAATCTTGCGAATAAAATTTAACTGATTTTTTCAGTAATTAAGTGTGATAAAGCATTATTGACGCCAATTAAAAGTTTGCCTGAAGGACCAGTCACTTAATATTCAGTGGTCAATTGTACCCAGATAAGTGGCCGTTCATCCGCCATTCGAGCGGGTTCCCGACTGGAGGGGCTGGCGGACAATGCTCAAGGGCGAAATTCTTCTTGTCCGGGTGGGCTTCCCGGGCTAGAAGAAGACTCGTATTTGAAATTTCACAGTGGGTTTCTGTGTGAGTTCAAATCGATGTCCGCCCTGTTCCAGCGTTGTCAGCCAGCCCCGGAGGTCGGAATAAGACGCGCATCGGCTGACGAACAGGACGCCAACTGGTCATGATTTAACCATGAATCATGATAATTTAACTAGCACAATGCGTAATAACTAGCGCCATGCCGAGTGATAAATTGACATGGCATATGATTGTAATATAATAAAGCAATTAAAAAATGATTAGATTAGCGAACTGGTTTCAGTTGTTGCTGGTGAGACTAGCGCCGTTTTGAAGCTAACAGTCCGAGTAGGCGCCGTGTCATGAAACGTGATGGACGGGGATCGTTCAAAGCGAAATTGCCCTAATCAGCTAGAAAAGGGGGGATGATTGTGAATCTAACGCACAAAAAGAATTCGATCTTTCAGAATATTCACTGGTACTTGACCAAAGCAGCGCCCAAATTTCCGAAGCTCAAGTACGGCTTGCTCCTGACCGTGACGATGAGTCTGATTTTACTAGTTGCGACTAGTGGCGTACCCACGTTGATTGTCTGGGGGTTGCAGGAGCAATTAGCGTTTCCGCAGTTTGCCGGTTTCATCTTGTCAATTTGTGTTGGACTCGGGTGTTTGGTGGCTGGGCAAGCCATTTATAAGACGTGGATGACGTGGGAGAATGCCAATCTCAGAATGCAACTGAGCGTGGATGATGGCGAGGGCTTTTTGAATTCGCCTTTTGAGGAATCAATCGATACCGCGGTCCAAAAACAACGCGCGAGGAGTAGTAAGCTGGGATACGAAGATGACGATAGTGGGGTCGCATTGCTGTGGCCCAGCTTCGTCGACTTTAGTGCGACGCTGATTTCGGTAGGGGTGATTGCCGGATTGACGCTGAGAATACAGTGGTGGAGCCCAATCGTCATTGTCACGCTGACCCTTTTGGCGGGAACCCTGCTGGTCAAGTTTGATCGCGGTCAGGAAAAGTTCAGAACGAGTTTAGCAAACATTAATTTTATGCAGAAATATTTGTATAAAGAGGCGTTCAGGCTAGGGGCCGGCAAAGATATCAGACTCTATCACTTGCGACAGCAGTATCATCAAAAAATCGCCGCCTTATCGCAACAGATGCTAGCGGTACAGCGCCAACTTGACCGGGAGAAAATCAAAGCCGTGTGGGTCGTTTGCCTGATTGATAGTGGCCAATTGATTTTGTTATACGTGCCATTAGTGATGCAGGTGAGTTCACACCACTTATCGCTACCGGCTTTCACCTTTTTCTTTACCCTGTTAGGCACCTTAAGCAACCTGGTTCGGAAGGGTGCGACCGAATTTTCGCAGATGATTGTGGCCAACGAGAACTTATCGGTGGGCCGCGATTATTTAGATTACGCGGCACAATTCATCACGTCTGATTCAGAGCAGCACCAATTGCAAAATAAGGCGCAAGTGGAAAAAATCGAGTTTAGAAACGTCAGCTATCATTATCCAAATCATGATCAGAAAATTATCGATGATGTTAGTTTTGTCATCCACAAAAACACGGCGGTGGCGCTGGTCGGGCTCAATGGCGCGGGTAAATCCACGCTGGTCGCGCTACTGATGGGCTTACTGAAGCCGACTAGTGGCACGATTTTGATCAATGATCAGCCCAGTGAGGCGTTTGATTATCATGACTATTTGGGGCTGTTTGCACCCGTTTTTCAGGAATCCGCGACGTTTGCAGATACGTTAGAAAACAACATTACTTTTGGAAAAACAGCTACCCCGGCCTTGGAAGCCGCCATCAGACAGTCTGGATTGTGGAAGGACGTCCAGGACTTGCCGGCAGGGCTGCAAACGAATTTGACACAGTACGTCGATGATCAGGGGATGAGCCTGTCAGGTGGGCAATCTCAGAAGCTGATGCTGGCCCGAGCGCTATATCAAAAGCGGCCAGTGTTAATTCTGGATGAACCGACTGCGGCCCTGGATGCGCTAGCTGAAAGTGAACTGTATCAGCACTATCACGACTTGTCGAAGGGGACGATTTCCATCTTCATCTCCCATCGTTTGGCTTCGACGCAGTTTGCGGACATCGTCTTCTTTGTTCAGGATGGTCAAATCGCGGATGCGGGGACTCATCAGGATTTGATGAAAGCCAATCCAGCCTATGCAGCCCTCTACTACGCACAGAGTCAATATTATCAGGAGGGGGATGGTATGGATGCAACGGAATAAATTTGGACAATTTAACGCGGATTTGGCTAAGGCCCGGGGCTATATCAGATATGCCAATCAGCTATATCCACATGTTTTTGGCATTCAGTTGTGTGCCTCGGTGATTTCGACCATCAGCATCTTCGTCAATATCTTCTTTATTGGCCAAATCATCAACCTGCTGGTGCGTGCGGAAGACCAAGCAATCGTGATTTGGCGAACAGTCGGCTTCTTATTGATCTTGTTGGTTTTGAATCTAATCAGCGAATATTTCAAAGTGCGGGCGAACTCGGGTGCACATCTGATTTTGGCCCACGCACGGCGCAACATGGCGACCAAAATGTTAGACGCCGACTATCCGACTTTTATTGACCCGGCCTTTAGAAAGTTGTATAGCACGGTCAAAACTGGCTTCACTTACACGGGTGGTTTTACGGTTTTCGTGGCCAATATTTTGAACGGCCTGATTTCGTTTGGGACCACTTGTGTGCTGGCGGCTGGTTCGCTTGTCGTGATGATTTTGGCCCATGCGACGACTCATGATCCATTGGGGAATTTCGTTAATTCGCCGTGGTTCATCCTGGTCGTCATCGGCTTGGTCGTGATTCCACTGCTTAGTTCGCGACCAATTACGACTGCGAGAAGTCAAATCATGAAGCAGTTTTTCGCCTATAATATTCAATTCAATCGGGTGCTCGACTATTACGGCGAGATTTTATTTAAAACGCCGATTTTTAGCAAGACACTCAGATTGTATGATCTGACTGGTAAAACAGTTAGGAAGGCGCGTGAGGACGTCTACCAGCAGATCAAAAAAGACGCTGATTTTCAGGTCAGGGTCGCGCAGGTTGCCAGCATGAATACGTTGATTACATATGGTGTTGTCGGTTTATTGTATCTATTAGTCTCGATGAAGAGTGCCACTAGGGCCATTGGAGTCGGGAGCGTGGTCGTCTATGTTGGCTATTTACAGCAATTAATGGCCACGTTAGCCACCGTTTTTAGTGCTTGGGGCCAACGAGAAAGCTCATTTAAAACAATGGATCAGTATATTCAGTTCATGAATTTTGGCGATACCACCGATGATTCTGGTAAACGACCGCTTCCGGACTTGGGGACGGACTGCCAAATCGAATTTAGCCACGTGTCTTATCGCTATCCTGGAAGTGACAGGTGGGCGTTGAACGATATCAACCTGACCATCCACAAGGGCGAACGGTTAGCCATTGTCGGGCCTAATGGGAGTGGCAAGACGACGCTGGTGAAATTGTTGGTCAAACTAATTCAACCGACATCTGGCACGATCAAGATTAATGGTGTCAACATCGATGATTTAAGTGTTGCTGACTATCAAGCCCTGTTTTCGGTGGTGTTTCAAGACTTCTCATTATCCAGTTTTTCAGTTAACGACAACGTTTCGTCGGCGCCCACACTGAATGCGGCCCGGGCCAAACGGTCGTTGAAACTAGCTGGCGTCTGGGAAAAGATTGCGAGCCTCCCGCATCAAGGCGAAACCGCGATTGGGACGCAGTTGGATGCTAATGGCGTCCAATTCTCTGGTGGTGAATTACAAAAGATCGCCATTGCCCGGGCTTGGTACAAAGATGCGCCCATCATTGTGCTAGATGAACCGACCGCTGCGTTAGACCCAATCTCTGAAGCGGAGATTTATGCGCACTTCAATGAGCTGGTTGCCAATAAGACGGCGGTCTATATTTCTCATCGCATGAGCTCGACGCGCTTCAGTTCACGGATCCTCGTTTTAAATCACAGCGCCATCGTTGAAAGCGGGACGCATACAACGCTGATGGCCCAGCACGGCCTCTATTACAACTTATTCTCACAACAAGCTAAGTATTATCGGTGATGGGGTGTGCTAGTCAAGGTAAAATGTGTCGATTCTTAAGTTAAAAGGCAGCCAGCTTTGGACTGCTGGAAACAATGCGAGTTTGCGTCAATTTTCAGTGGAGGCGACGTCTAAGCCA encodes:
- a CDS encoding ABC transporter ATP-binding protein, which produces MNLTHKKNSIFQNIHWYLTKAAPKFPKLKYGLLLTVTMSLILLVATSGVPTLIVWGLQEQLAFPQFAGFILSICVGLGCLVAGQAIYKTWMTWENANLRMQLSVDDGEGFLNSPFEESIDTAVQKQRARSSKLGYEDDDSGVALLWPSFVDFSATLISVGVIAGLTLRIQWWSPIVIVTLTLLAGTLLVKFDRGQEKFRTSLANINFMQKYLYKEAFRLGAGKDIRLYHLRQQYHQKIAALSQQMLAVQRQLDREKIKAVWVVCLIDSGQLILLYVPLVMQVSSHHLSLPAFTFFFTLLGTLSNLVRKGATEFSQMIVANENLSVGRDYLDYAAQFITSDSEQHQLQNKAQVEKIEFRNVSYHYPNHDQKIIDDVSFVIHKNTAVALVGLNGAGKSTLVALLMGLLKPTSGTILINDQPSEAFDYHDYLGLFAPVFQESATFADTLENNITFGKTATPALEAAIRQSGLWKDVQDLPAGLQTNLTQYVDDQGMSLSGGQSQKLMLARALYQKRPVLILDEPTAALDALAESELYQHYHDLSKGTISIFISHRLASTQFADIVFFVQDGQIADAGTHQDLMKANPAYAALYYAQSQYYQEGDGMDATE
- a CDS encoding histidine phosphatase family protein, which produces MTTFYVVRHGQTTANAQNLKQGTINTDITHLNSVGQQQAQTLHDAFDISFADRLICSPLDRTQATAAILNAGRDLPVSTDERLLEISYGQWDGQANDQLLAAYPQYFDPMLQDVLPNYVDVATDGETFMHVQQRVQAFLTAMAQAYPDEQLIVVTHGFTVKAMALAVLQPKDPMSLPEPANTSVTKIVVDAVHARQYLAYYNRLPQF
- a CDS encoding ABC transporter ATP-binding protein, with amino-acid sequence MQRNKFGQFNADLAKARGYIRYANQLYPHVFGIQLCASVISTISIFVNIFFIGQIINLLVRAEDQAIVIWRTVGFLLILLVLNLISEYFKVRANSGAHLILAHARRNMATKMLDADYPTFIDPAFRKLYSTVKTGFTYTGGFTVFVANILNGLISFGTTCVLAAGSLVVMILAHATTHDPLGNFVNSPWFILVVIGLVVIPLLSSRPITTARSQIMKQFFAYNIQFNRVLDYYGEILFKTPIFSKTLRLYDLTGKTVRKAREDVYQQIKKDADFQVRVAQVASMNTLITYGVVGLLYLLVSMKSATRAIGVGSVVVYVGYLQQLMATLATVFSAWGQRESSFKTMDQYIQFMNFGDTTDDSGKRPLPDLGTDCQIEFSHVSYRYPGSDRWALNDINLTIHKGERLAIVGPNGSGKTTLVKLLVKLIQPTSGTIKINGVNIDDLSVADYQALFSVVFQDFSLSSFSVNDNVSSAPTLNAARAKRSLKLAGVWEKIASLPHQGETAIGTQLDANGVQFSGGELQKIAIARAWYKDAPIIVLDEPTAALDPISEAEIYAHFNELVANKTAVYISHRMSSTRFSSRILVLNHSAIVESGTHTTLMAQHGLYYNLFSQQAKYYR